In a single window of the Nicotiana tomentosiformis chromosome 8, ASM39032v3, whole genome shotgun sequence genome:
- the LOC138897695 gene encoding uncharacterized protein, whose amino-acid sequence MANVAVEFYQNQFTNEANPIDFSMLENVSTMVTGEQYLELCRFPTLEEVNDAVFMLSGDSASGPYGMSIFENIPLTQEIVTDIRLRDKPANAVIKLDMKNTYDRISWKYMLHLLRRMGFAEAFINMVYNLLNQLFEDKSFIGFGMSKWSCHLNHLAYADDTIIFASAHPPSLSNITYFARGEFPFTYLGCPIFYTIRRKDYYDDLVKKVKAKLHSWKGKLLSFGGKATLITSVLQSIPVHLLSALDPPNNILVHLHKIFARFFWSNKQEDRSRHWDSWKNLCLPKYEGGLGFRSLHDVSKALFAKLWWRFRTTKSLWTNFMCNKYCKKEIPAVVQFRRGSHVWRQMLTARE is encoded by the exons ATGGCCAATGTTGCAGTTGAATTCTATCAAAATCAGTTCACTAATGAAGCGAATCCTATAGATTTTTCCATGCTGGAGAATGTATCTACTATGGTTACTGGGGAACAATACTTGGAGTTGTGTAGATTTCCAACACTAGAGGAAGTTAATGATGCAGTTTTTATGCTAAGTGGAGATAGTGCCAGTGGTCCTTATG GGATGAGCATATTTGAAAACATACCACTCACTCAGGAAATAGTCACTGACATAAGATTGAGAGACAAACCTGCCAATGCTGTCATTAAGCTGGATATGAAAAATACATATGACAGGATTTCATGGAAATATATGTTACATTTACTAAGAAGAATGGGATTTGCAGAAGCCTTCATTAATATGGTCTACAATTTG TTGAATCAGCtctttgaagacaagtcattCATTGGATTTGGTATGTCCAAGTGGTCGTGTCATTTGAACCACTTGGCATATGCTGATGACACAATAATATTTGCCTCAGCTCATCCTCCTTCACTGA GTAACATTACATATTTTGCTAGAGGAGAGTTCCCATTCACATATTTAGGGTGTCCAATCTTCTACACTATAAGGAGAAAGGATTACTATGATGATCTTGTAAAGAAAGTAAAGGCCAAATTGCATTCTTGGAAAGGAAAACTTCTCTCTTTTGGTGGAAAGGCAACACTAATTACCAGTGTTTTGCAAAGTATACCAGTGCACCTACTATCAGCGTTGGATCCACCTAACAACATTCTTGTCCACTTGCATAAAATCTTTGCACGTTTCTTTTGGAGCAACAAACAGGAAGATAGGAGCAGACATTGGGATTCCTGGAAGAATCTATGTCTTCCCAAATATGAaggtggtttagggtttaggtctcTCCATgatgtatcaaaagctttgtttgctaaactatggtggaggttCAGAACTACTAAATCTTTGTGGACTAACTTCATGTGTAATAAGTACTGCAAAAAGGAAATACCAGCCGTGGTGCAATTTAGAAGAGGctctcatgtttggagacaaatgctgaCTGCTAGGGAataa